One stretch of Nocardia mangyaensis DNA includes these proteins:
- a CDS encoding phosphotransferase family protein: MTKSANPTPPATAEQSWAHTILRTACDSVGLDSHGAHLIKFTNNAVFQLAKDPFVVRIAGSQAVNARATKVVQVARWFAKQEVPAVRLVDSLPQPHTIDKHAVTFWHTVASIRGAPAPNGQDLGKILSCIHQLPRTELPMWDPFTEIQRRLDQQSILAVDELAFLRDECAELFSAVGELDYALPGGLIHGDAFVGNLVQGRGDPVICDFDSTCIGPREWDLTPVAVGALRFTYPENYHNQLVHTYGWDVTRWSGFATLRRLRELQLVTSVLPVLDMNPSLKEQWQWRFSSYRHRDMSARWQPYQ; this comes from the coding sequence ATGACAAAGTCAGCGAACCCCACCCCGCCAGCCACCGCCGAGCAGAGCTGGGCGCACACGATCCTCCGCACCGCGTGCGACAGTGTCGGACTGGACAGCCACGGCGCTCACCTGATCAAATTCACCAACAACGCGGTCTTCCAACTGGCCAAGGACCCATTCGTCGTCCGCATCGCCGGTTCACAAGCAGTGAACGCCAGGGCCACCAAAGTTGTGCAAGTCGCGCGATGGTTCGCCAAACAGGAGGTGCCGGCCGTCCGCCTAGTCGACTCGCTCCCCCAACCGCACACTATCGACAAGCATGCAGTGACCTTCTGGCACACCGTCGCAAGCATTCGCGGCGCTCCAGCGCCCAACGGTCAAGACCTCGGCAAAATCCTGTCCTGTATCCACCAGCTCCCACGAACGGAGCTGCCGATGTGGGACCCGTTCACCGAGATTCAGCGCAGACTCGACCAGCAGTCGATCCTGGCAGTCGACGAGCTCGCCTTCCTCCGTGACGAATGCGCCGAGTTGTTCTCGGCTGTAGGTGAACTCGACTATGCCCTGCCGGGCGGACTCATCCACGGAGACGCGTTCGTCGGCAACCTCGTGCAGGGCCGAGGAGATCCAGTGATCTGCGATTTCGATTCGACATGTATCGGGCCACGCGAATGGGACCTCACGCCGGTCGCTGTAGGTGCCCTCCGCTTCACCTATCCCGAGAACTACCACAACCAGCTAGTTCATACCTACGGATGGGACGTGACACGATGGTCCGGATTCGCGACACTGCGTCGGCTACGTGAACTACAGCTCGTGACGAGCGTCCTTCCCGTTCTCGATATGAACCCGTCTTTGAAGGAGCAGTGGCAGTGGCGATTCTCCTCTTATCGGCACCGCGACATGTCGGCACGCTGGCAGCCGTACCAGTGA
- a CDS encoding restriction endonuclease has protein sequence MIIVRPGTRGTDPHQLCLHPEAVWPSRYRSREARKDIAAWIAAANSDDVLSAFLWAVEGHFVKEALDGVNGEVKWIEDVRDELADLQRSSKPFDLEWQYTRREIDTAMRSLMVTVAQALKRCREIATKVSENFRELADRFGMPPGDCFQAALDGESPTQSAYNQMDECLKLTDELKRTIKEFKATQATVRDIDSRRAAFASSNNSIDDRELQRCDGSGFEEITAWVLQRDGLTILRRGGGARDHGADIIALTPAGRRVVVQCKFRQGKPIGPDVVYQVNGTARPFHKADIPIIVTTTSFSAQATEFALSQDIYLVDEWRLRKWATWGESIFDVLGIAEPVEGNDPAVEPGAA, from the coding sequence GTGATCATCGTTCGACCCGGAACACGAGGTACTGACCCTCACCAGCTCTGCCTACACCCAGAAGCGGTGTGGCCGAGTAGGTATCGATCCAGAGAGGCTCGCAAGGACATCGCGGCCTGGATCGCTGCCGCCAACAGCGACGACGTGCTCTCAGCGTTCCTCTGGGCCGTCGAAGGCCATTTCGTGAAGGAAGCGCTCGATGGCGTCAATGGTGAGGTCAAGTGGATCGAGGACGTGCGAGACGAGCTGGCCGATCTTCAACGTTCCTCCAAGCCTTTCGACTTGGAGTGGCAGTACACCCGCCGAGAGATCGACACCGCAATGCGCAGCTTGATGGTCACCGTTGCGCAGGCTCTCAAACGATGCCGCGAGATCGCCACCAAAGTATCGGAGAACTTCCGCGAGCTGGCCGACCGTTTCGGCATGCCTCCGGGGGATTGCTTCCAGGCCGCTCTTGACGGAGAGTCTCCGACACAGTCGGCGTACAACCAAATGGATGAATGTCTCAAACTGACTGACGAACTCAAAAGAACCATCAAAGAATTCAAAGCCACGCAGGCTACCGTGCGCGACATCGACAGCAGGCGAGCGGCCTTCGCTTCGTCAAATAATAGCATCGATGACCGGGAGCTGCAGCGCTGTGACGGGTCAGGCTTCGAAGAAATCACGGCCTGGGTACTACAACGGGATGGACTCACCATCCTCCGGCGCGGCGGCGGCGCTCGCGACCATGGTGCCGACATTATCGCCTTGACACCTGCTGGCCGCCGGGTCGTCGTGCAATGCAAGTTTCGGCAAGGCAAGCCGATCGGCCCCGACGTCGTCTATCAGGTCAACGGTACAGCCCGTCCATTCCACAAGGCCGACATTCCTATCATTGTCACGACAACCTCATTCTCGGCGCAGGCGACCGAATTTGCATTGTCGCAAGACATTTACCTCGTCGACGAATGGCGCCTCCGCAAGTGGGCGACATGGGGTGAGAGCATATTCGACGTTCTGGGAATCGCAGAACCAGTCGAAGGTAACGACCCAGCCGTAGAACCAGGTGCAGCCTGA
- a CDS encoding ImmA/IrrE family metallo-endopeptidase → MVGVFNGSAVNSAVDRIFTMATAGQSQSLDGLVEAVSRLRGRPLRVVEDSVLPTGVFGQWVHYRDHDEVSVASWVQTRDRTIAHELGHIVLGHQGLPVLELAQSVLPTGMHEMAALMLRRECGNAAAAEEELAAEQFASLLLNRLQRIGRKEPRLRSRWGEALG, encoded by the coding sequence ATGGTGGGCGTGTTCAACGGATCGGCGGTCAATTCGGCGGTCGATCGCATTTTCACCATGGCGACGGCGGGGCAGTCTCAGTCACTGGATGGGTTGGTGGAGGCGGTTTCTCGGCTCCGGGGGCGACCGTTGCGGGTGGTTGAGGATTCGGTGCTACCGACGGGGGTGTTCGGGCAGTGGGTTCACTATCGGGATCACGATGAGGTGAGTGTCGCGTCCTGGGTACAGACTCGAGACCGGACCATTGCCCACGAGCTGGGTCACATCGTGCTGGGGCATCAGGGACTACCGGTGCTGGAGCTGGCGCAGTCGGTGCTGCCGACAGGGATGCACGAGATGGCTGCGCTGATGTTGCGCCGGGAGTGCGGGAATGCAGCTGCGGCCGAGGAGGAATTGGCTGCCGAGCAGTTCGCGAGCTTGCTGCTGAATCGCTTGCAGCGGATCGGTCGCAAAGAGCCGCGGTTGCGGTCTCGCTGGGGTGAGGCGCTGGGATGA